Within Vicia villosa cultivar HV-30 ecotype Madison, WI unplaced genomic scaffold, Vvil1.0 scaffold7, whole genome shotgun sequence, the genomic segment aggtACCTTTGTGGAAATTCTCTTGCACATCATCAAAAGCTGTAGTTAGTTCTTGAGTGAGACTATCGGCGTCAAAGATTTGTGAAGTATAGTAATCCGTCCACCAATGGTGAAAGTCTGGTGTGGAGTAAAAGGCAGGTTCGAAGGAAATAGGAGAAATATTGGTGACGCCAACATATTTGTTGATCTTTGATTCACACTCCTTTTCAGTCAGGTGCAAGGTATGGAAGCACAAATGGTTCCTTTtatcatataaacacttgggttttacctGCACcagcccaaactgtctcgagaccagatttggttggtagcatacGAGAACGCATTGActttttgatggtcgaagacgatgataaaacaaccttggggtcagaaaggcttcccaaatttccatagactcagtttgttgatcctgagatgttgatgggaaccttcgggtgaaccattcaggaccgattgttctgtgtacaaacggagccatggaaggatcgaactgattacgctgggcgaacatcattgtatatgctagaaaatgttcacgaagtttcccagtttcttcttttggcgttaggtaagccaacctagttccttctatagttcgattcttaattttattatcttCTTCATTGACGTTGCTTCGAAAGGGAAGGTGAGTTTCAAATGTagcgttaagccacagttgcagtagccaaaaaggaccagcaaaaagtaGAGTGCCAGTTTGGTAGTTTTTGGTAAGATTCgcggcttcgctgaggttttcataaagaaatcctaaGAGTAATTGGcttaggttgagcttttttccagcatgtagctgattagccatgcaaagatacctctttgcaacctgtatggatcttgagcagaaagcGCATCGCGAGAGCCATAGTGCtaaaaaagcaatatgttcttcatcagaaacttctgcttgtgttgtgttgtggtacttctggatgaatgcagtataagtaatTGTTGATTCATTAAAGCTAATAGTATCAATATCCATATCATTGGGGTCGAAGgtctccccagttggtcgaagtcctgtaatagcagctatatcgaagagagtgggggtaaccatcccacatggaagatggaaggtgttgtgggaagcatcccagaaatgaaccgctgctactaacatgggttggttatattctaagcctgtttttgataattgaatcaaatcatatattcctaatgatttccagaaagattctttctttttctctactttttctaaccaggcatagtatagatcaggatctttggctaaagggattgacctaaatacttttacaaagttggtcatatagtttaacctaatttgtgCCAGAGCCAAAGGGGgtgcagttgaagtttcttcagcaTTATCAGGTTCTCCTAAAGAGGaatgaccatcttcatctatcttaatcttaCTAACCAAGGGTCTAGTTTTGTAATAAGAAGGGAAGAATTTGTTTATAGATGGATTACTTTCACCTggcaatggacccataaaagcaagaggttttccagaaagttcaaaggggatgagtacctgagaagcgtaaattgCGCGCACCTCTgcggtgttagggtttggaatgtgttctcgttccccagaccgcgttgttgtttggagctttagaacaggttgaagaacatttgaagatgaagccatagagaagtttgattgagaaagtattctgttgaagaagatgaagaaataggaatgaaaagttgtataaaagtgaagaccaggtatttaaaggtttaacgggaacctttttaaatcttttgggtaaaacaaaAGGACACGCGGCGGgttttgatttaatccaacggcggtcaaataaattagctttactcctagtatgtaggaataatgatcaagaagtaaggtcaaaaacgtgggaatgtaagttatgagaagacatctttgaaaatgacaagacgttttgaaaacagggtcatcaatgattatgacgttagtcagcaatcttggaactttcaaagagtaGCAAGGAACGAAATCTtacaatgacaagaaacgcctatttctcttgttttttcaaaacaggcatttattgggggcaatttgttagctgaagatttcgttttgcaaatatatggttcttcgaagaataaaaattcgaagaagagatggttactgatgaccatcgtttgaagataagaaaatggctcctgatggccatgcttcgagagtgAAGATTTCTAAGTCACAGCGGAGATGATGAACACTGAAGCTCATAGGAGTGCATGTCTTCGAAGACTTAGGCAAATTTCATGAAATATGTTAAAGTATTACtaattagcgtgttttcgtagtgttttaatgttaaatacactgccacgcgtcgaagaaggacttaggcgggaagatttgaaattcgaagacagtttcgtaactgtctaacaacagatggcatccctggagttcttatgagaaacgtggcattagattagcgtagggccgttaaggtcgaaattagtataaataggagtcttaatgttaggattctgtgtgttcattttgtacaaatcactcacatattactcaagtatcaagtgttaaagagaaagagttcgctgagaaatgtacgtatgacaccaccattttaatacatgtgtattcccttttcgttttcagatatcttttcagtattattgcatttcctttacttcttgccatttacattcttgtactgttattttcatgtcatttacttttgaagtatttaatatttctgcaattttagaTTCTTTGCACTTTAAACAGTTTTCGTTTCATGTCTTATTTTTACTTACCCTTTTGTTGAAGTTATACTTGCATATAACAAAGTCACTATcaagtttacttgttttattcgaagaaactcttattgacaaagataaatcataaatatggttcgaacgaccattaataacaatctttttgactatgtgtcctaggatcaatctagtcgatcctgcgagtaaccaaatcatatttacttatagtttggaagactagcggttgtttaccggaaatcaccataAACAAAAGGAGAGGAGTTATTAACCGTTAAACCCTTCTCATGAATAATTGATGGAAGTTATTAacaacattattatttttaaattgtattttatttattaaaaaaaaaaagaaagatattttatgaaataaaataggCCAACCCAAAAGAGTGTATCCCctttatatattgttatagatACCATATTTGAAGCTTAATTAACTAACAACCTAGTTTCCTAAACTACCAACATAAATTTAcaatggtccttataaaattattatgcacctagtttTAGTCCTTACTCCTTACtgtcaaaccaatgtgtattttagaatgtttattttgcagacatgttcataatgttttaaaaagttcctgaaaaaaaaaagaaactaaaatttaatttttaagttgagattttcataacttttatcattattttttgaaatttgaaaaattcatatttaattcttctcgttttaaaaaaattctaaaacttgataaataaatattttacagtattctaaacatatataaaaaaaattattcaaaaatttaaaaattaaatgataatcaaacagtttttaaaattttagaaaataacaagcactgaaattgcatgcataaaaaatttagaaggaccattcattgaagaaaatttgtatagagactaaaaatgcagggtcgcatatttatagggactaaatgaTTATTGAAGCCTCAATTATTATACATTGTTTCTATAAAACTTGAAGAAATTAGTAAGATCTCATTGAAGCCTTAATGATTATAAATTGTTTTAGATGATTTAAacatttatttgattattttggGACCAATATAAGATATAACTGTTTTGGTTTTGGCCATAACTCAAAACAAAAGAGTTACAAACAAATTTTGATTGCCACACGCCTTTCTACCGGCCAGTATGTATGAAAGCAGTTACTAAAGAGAGGAAACCACACCAGTAGCGTTTACACATTAGTTACTCCAAAAGAAGCACCGACATGTCACAGTCATAAGTTGCGTTTACACATGAAATTGGAAACCACacaattattattgcatgataagcATATCCTCTTACGATACTCTATTAGTACCTTTTTAATTTATTACTGTACTTTCAATTTTGTTTGATTCTTCACTTTCTTCCTATTAATACATCTAACCATTCAAATCATTCCATAATCTCACACTCACTAAACACCATAATAACCCTCCACTAACCCTTTTGAGAATTACATCAGTTGAAAAATGGAGTCCAAAGGGTcaattttaattaagtttttcTTGCTTCTTCAATTACCAATTCTATGTCTTTCACAGCAACAAGATTTTGATTTCTTCTACTTTGTTCAACAGGTAACATAAAATTCATTTCAGTAGTCATGAACATGATTTTAGTTCAGAAATGAGTTTTATGAAATAATTATTTGTGATTTTGCATTTGCAGTGGCCAGGGTCATTTTGTGATTCACAGAAGAGTTGCTGCTACCCGACAAGTGGAAAACCTGCTGCTGATTTTAGTATTCATGGTTTATGGCCTAATTACAAAGATGGTACTTATCCATCTAACTGTGATCCTAACAGCCCTTTTGATCAATCTCAGGTACTTTTTCATTATTCACCAATAGCATTTTTATATCATGTTTTCATTCTACTCACTTGTGTTGGTGCATATGATTATTACAGATATCTGATCTCAAAAGCAGTTTACTAAAGAACTGGCCCACACTAGCCTGCCCAAGTGGAAATGGAATTCAGTTTTGGACTCATGAGTGGGAGAAGCACGGAACTTGCTCAGAATCAAGCCTTAAACAACATGATTATTTTGAAACAACTCTCAActtgaaacaaaaatcaaaccTCCTTGATGCTCTTACAAGTGCAGGAATACAAGCTGATGGAGGTTCTTACAGTTTGAGCAGAATCAAAGGAGCTATACAAAAGGGAGTTGGGTTTGCTCCATTCATTGAATGCAATGTGGATTCATCTCGTAACAGTCAGCTATACCAAGTTTACTTGTGCGTCGACACTTCTGgatcaaacttcattgactgtcCAGTTTTCCCGAATGGCAAATCATGTGGATCTAATGTTGAGTTCCCATCGTTTTAAGTATCAGTCTCTATGACAATACTGTATCTTCAAGTTTATTTATCATCTTTGTTTAAACCCTTTTCTTCAGATGTATGCACTTATTGTgcaattgaatttgaatttgaatgctatataaaatataaaccaGATGATGCATATTTGTATCACTTTTAGATTTTAAGTGAAGATGTTATATCCAAAAACAGTTGTTTGGTTGTTACTAATTCAATGTGATGAACTAGTCTTGTGTTTTTGGCTCCTCAAAAGTATTACAACATCTAATTTCTAAGATATGTTTTCTAAAATTCTTTGAAGAGAATTAAGATTTAAAATTACAATTGGACACTGTAGTGTTTTTGGCTCCTCAAAAGTATTACAACATCTAATTTCTAAGATATGTTTTCTAAAATTCTTTGAAGAGAATTAAGATTTAAAATTACAATTGGACACTGTAGTGTTAAATAATTTTAGGCTTACTCACAATAGAAACTTTTCATCTTGTACCACATATCAAAGGTAACCATACCAAAAATCACTAAAGTATCTCCAATATTAGGCTACCTCCAAGTTATTTCATCGGTTGAAACTCAGAACTTTAATTTTATGGTTAAAATCTGATACATTGAATGGAACTGATTATTTAATTTTTGATAAATAAAGAATCTTGCTTAACTCATCTTGGCATTATATCTATTTTGACTAAAGTTTATGCAAATTTTTGTCTCAAACTGAGTCTATTACAAGTAAGGCACATTTTGTTTAGCATCCCTATAGAAAGAGCACACTTCTCTATCTATTCTATGATTTATTGCTACAGTTTAAACTATTTTTGTGACTAATATTTTCCCAGTCATCAAACTTGAAGTAGGATATCAAGTTATCATCTTTCACGTCTTCTTTTTCTTAGGTGTCTTGAGTAGTGTTATCAGTTATGTTGACACTCTCATTTGTGATTAGGCTTTGAGTAGTTTCATCTACTTCAGGCTCATTGTTCTCTTTAATTCTATGCTTCTGATGAAGAGTTGTTGGTGGTTCCTCCTCTTCTTGTATTAACTTACTCATTTTTAAGCTAAAGTTCTTGAAATGTGTTCTTCTTATGCTATGAAGATCTTGTTTTATAAGTGTGTTTAACATAACATATTTTGTTTAACCAGTCGGTCTTTGAAAACAAGATGGTTTCGTAGTCCTTTTTCAACCATTATTTCTTGGTTCTTGTGTCTATGCGTTAGTTGTAGAAATTAGTTTGACTGTACTAAGAAGATGCATTTATTTTTGGATGTAATCTGATTGGATACCATGAGTTAAAATTGATTCTTTATCACATTTACTCAGAATTATCTTTTCCCATATATTTTATTGAACTGTACTGAGGATTTTGATAAAATAAAGTGAATATGCGTTAACAAAAAAGGAATTAAGATTTTCATTAATAGAAAAGGGAAATACAAGCAAAAAAATTTCAGATTCAATACATTAAAGAGAATATCTGAAACATTTGGTCTAAAATAAGTTTCCCCAACTGTGATCCTCCGAATCATCGTCTGAATCAAAATAAACACTATTTTTATCTGATTCAGAAGAGTCTTCTTCTGTGGGGGTCTTTCTCTTCTTGGACTTTTTATTCTTTGACGCCTACGGTGCTTCCTCAGGCTTGGAAGCCTTAGGAGCTGGGCTTGCTTCAAGAGACTTGATCACCTCTTGTTTCTGCTCAGTAAAATGCATCACTACTTTGGTCTCCTTGAAGTACTCATTTTCAATTTAAAAGAAGGTGAAAATAATTTGTGTGGTTTACAACTAAGAAGGCATGCTCTTATAATGACCCGACTGGAAGATTAATCGATATATCTGTTTAGCATTTAATCATTGATCAgcaatttttttcttctctctctcaaattcttttttttcacttttttgttgatgacaaaagggggagaaatatgtgagtattttaaagagaatgaaaaaaaatttagggttaaatatgtttttagtccttataaaattacccAAAatgatttttagtccctataaaaaaaatattgacttttagtccttataaaattatttttgcactcagttttagttcctgtagagggaccaaaagtgagtgcaaaGGTAATTTTATAGGTATTAAAAGTCAATATagtttttatagggactaaaagccaaaattgaaatatttatagggaGAAAATCATATTTAACTCAAAAAACTTAGGGGGGGGGGTGGGTTTACAAAATTTAGCCTAGGAACTATCAGACTCAAATAAAGCTTAATAACATTATGCTCTGAAGTTATCAACATAAAAGTTTAATAATTTGGATAGAACTTAGGGGGAGCTTACAAAACTGAACCTACGAACTATTTTACTCaaagagagcttacaaacctcttGTCCTGAAGTTGTCAAGTTACtaaaattggtttaaaaaacTTGGATATTACATAAGGGGAGCTTACGAACCTCAACCTATGAACTGTTATACTCAGGGGGCAGCTTACAAACCTCAGACTCTGATGTTGTCAAGATGTTTAAAGCAATCAACCATTATTCTTAAAATACTtatgtttgtcatcatcaaaaagggagagGTTATTGGAAAATAATCTATTCATACTCCTTGgattttgatgaaaataaagTACTTAAAGAACAATATGATATACTAACATTTTCTTAAGTGTGCAGGATCATTAATCTGGTATTTAACTAAGTTTTGCCGTAGTTAAATGGATTATAAAGAAGAAGCATATAATTCAGATTCTAATTGATCAGTAATTGATTTTCAAATGGAACCTCAACACCAAAATTGACTCAACCTCTAATAAGTTAGAGATGTAGTACAAACACATCTTGGTCCGTACTCTGTGCAAAAGCAGCTCCATCTTGTCAAAATCCCATAATTATGGAGAAAGTTAACTAGAAGTTTTAACACAAGGCTTAAGGATGTATGACACGAtttcttcaatctactccacATGCCTAAGGATGCCTCTCTTGAGAAAGAAACAATGGGTAAAGAGTTTACTCAAAAGATGAAAATCCTAATCGTACCACTCGAAAGTCTCATACTAAGTGTTTGAGCAAGGAAGTCCTAAACTATGAGTTTAGGAAAAGAAGTTTCTTTCAAGTgtgattgagcaaggaagtcctaaattttgattttaggcgggaagtatctgaaggagtgaaaaacacttagaaaggggggggattgaataagggttgtttctaaaaatggcagattaaaaatatttaacacaattatttttatcctggttcgttgttaataaaactactcaagtccaccccttacagagtgatttacctcaactaaggatttaatccactaatcagtctttattacaatggttctccacttagacaacttctaagtcttctagagtatgctgatcacaacttgatcactctggGAATTCTCTTACAGAAAATTAAacaatgtttacaagagtttaaactgcttcttaataagctataatcaccaagtgatatttctcttaagttctagttcttaatctcactaagatataacaatgtttgtgaggttgaagatgaagatcttgcTGTTTTAGTAAATAACGTGTAGAAGTATTTTGACAGCGTAAGTTTGCTTAGCGTTAGTTCTCTAGATGTTCTGCATCCAGAGCTTCTCTTATATAGGCATGAGAAAAGTGATCGTTGAGGagtatttaatgctttgtgtgaatagtacactgctgcatttaatgtttcactcttttgtcaactgcctcgagccttgtttcaactgctttgactgactttgccttttgtagcttctaacgttccttttgtcagtcagatgtGACATTGTAGctctttcatcttgtacttgcttctggactcagactattggattgacgtttgaatatcagagtcttcagcattggtgcagatgcaacttcaatCAGCAGATTATAGAAGTGCTTTGTagtgtgataccatcagatcttcagagtcttgcttctgactgccatcttgatgctttccagatcatgttttgattttttcaaGACCAACTTCTAATGTCttcagatcatgttctgatgaagccatccaaatCTTCCGGGTCAGAGTTTTTGAATGctgcttttgtgcatactctcttagacttttcctaaaatggaaaacgtgaatgattaaagtaccacattgtcttatacaaaattcatatataatgttatcatcaaaaatagaaatattgatcagaacatttcatgttctaacagtaTCTTCAAGTGTGATTGAGCAAGGAATTCGTGAACTGTGACTTTAGGCAAGGAGGCCTCTTTCAGGTGTGATTGAGAAATGAAGTCCTGAACGGGTGTGTTTAGACAAGAAAGTCTCTTTCAGAGTGAGTAGGAAGTCTTGGACTGGTGTGTCTAAGCAAGTTGTAATCAGGTTCTAATTAAAATGAAAAGCTCTTGTGTGACAAGGGGGCTGGACTACTCTCGTAATAGAGGAACGAGGATAATTGTTATGTGTGAATTACTTATTGCTTCTGCACTTTAAATTATTCCGCTCCTGCTTACTTTATCTTAGAGTTTAAACTTGGTCAGATTCAGAAGCTGCTATTTTGAAAAAGGCATAAGTTATCAGATACACATTTCAACCTCATTCTTATGTATTTTTCTCACCTCCAGTTGTTTTCTTTTGAATATTTGATTATAGAAATCTATGGTTATTCATTTATATTACTTTCATCCTAGTCTCatgtatttataaatttaaacaatTGGAGGAGATCTGACTCTCATTGTAGAAAAAATTGTTGATTTTGTATATATTAATATTTCTTTAGGATTACGAAATTTTTGATTTCAATTTCCAGCTTGGTTTTTAAAGAAATTGCTGATTACTGTATTTAAG encodes:
- the LOC131643077 gene encoding ribonuclease 1-like, whose amino-acid sequence is MESKGSILIKFFLLLQLPILCLSQQQDFDFFYFVQQWPGSFCDSQKSCCYPTSGKPAADFSIHGLWPNYKDGTYPSNCDPNSPFDQSQISDLKSSLLKNWPTLACPSGNGIQFWTHEWEKHGTCSESSLKQHDYFETTLNLKQKSNLLDALTSAGIQADGGSYSLSRIKGAIQKGVGFAPFIECNVDSSRNSQLYQVYLCVDTSGSNFIDCPVFPNGKSCGSNVEFPSF